The genomic stretch TGTCCTAGATTCTGTAGAGGTTCAGATTTTCTTTCCGGATGGCCGGACTGAAGTACATAAGTTCACAAGGGATTCTGACTCTCTCTTCAAGGTCGCATTTGTTCCACCCATCGAAGGTAAATACATGATTTACCCGGTGCCGACTGAGGATTTCGTTTTCTCAAGTGCTTCGCGTGAGATAGTTGTTCAGGGACCTTACATGACTCTCAAACGAAAAGAACTTGTTATTAGAGGTGCCTTCCCCAACAGAGATTACTGGGTCGATACGCCTATGATAACGGAGTTCTATGAGCCAGACGACCCAGAAGTGGTCATCACAGCCGATGAGAACGGTGCTTTTCTTATTGAAACGCCGGGAAATGTAGCTCTCATGCCGGAGAAAAGCGAGACTTCTCTGAAGTTCCTTGTTTCGCTAGAAGAACGCTTTTCGTCAGTTGACAAGATTCTCAGAAAGAGAAGAGAGGGTCTCGTCACCATAAGTGATGTTTCTGGCACTTTGAAACCTTCAGAAGAATCAATAGCGATTAGGGTCATAGCACCGCTTCCAGCTGTGGAAGCTGCCATTGCTTCGGCCATAGTGGCACTCATATTCCTGATTCCGGCTCTCGCCAGAAAAAAGCGGCAGATCCCGGCAGGCCGCATACTAAAGCTTGATGAACTAAATGAAACAACATTTGGTAGAGCCTCCGACGTGCGCTATAGATTCGAACAGAGCAATTTTCCGCTCCATGGTTTCACGATTTTTCATGCAAAACCTGAAGAAGAGAATGATCCATTCTCGACCGGAGAGGAATGGGTGATAAAGTCTGACGATGCTGCAGGAACAATATTCGTCGATGAATACCCGTTGGCTATTGGGGAATCGGCTAGGCTCAATGACGGTTCTCGCATTTCCGTGAGGAAAGGACGAAAGAATCTCTTCGCCTTCTCCTTCGAAACGAGAGAGGATCAAGCTGTCCTTCACGTTAGAAGCACGAAGTATAGATTGAACAAAGCAGCTGTAGCTTCTACCTTTTTCTCCATAATATGTATCTTGACGATTCTTTGGTGGACAATAATCCAAAAATTTGGAATATAGAGGGAGGGATTTCCGTGGCAAAGCACAAGACACCCACTATTGTCTTCGGACTTGGTGGTTTCGGAGTTCAAGTAATCGAGAAGATACTCAAGTTCGAAGAAGAAAGAGGTCGAAGCGACAACATTAGAATTCAGGCATTCGACACCGAAGCAAATCTAAAGTCCCCTGCGGTAAGGAACATCGAAGTTATGAGATTTCCACCGAGCATGAAAGTCTTTCTAAGAGAAAGATTCATACCGAATAACAATTGGTTTCCTTCATTGGACGGGGAGTACAAACGTTTCTTCGATGATGTGCTTGGAAAAGACCAGGATTCCATAAGGGCAGCTCAACAGACAAGAGTATTCGGCAGATTTGCATTTCATTACAACTTCAACTCAATATACCAAAAAGTATTCCATGCCTTTCAAGGATTCGAGGGAACGAAAGACAGAATCGACGTATTCGTTGCCGTCGGCCTGGCAGGAGGAACTGGAAGCGGCATGTTTCTTGATTTCTTGGCCCTGGTTAGGCACATTGCGGCAAACTTGCAGCTTGCGGCCATGGAAATGCATTTGATAATGACCCTGGGGGATATTGTCTACGCCCAAGAAGGCGATGCGGCTCTGAAAAGAGTTTTAGACGCGAACTCTTATGCCGCTTTGAAGGAACTCAATTATTTCGTCCAAGACACTAGACAGTTCAGATTTGAAGTGAAAGACGCAAAACAGACTATTCCCCTTTCAAGGGCCGAATCCTCACCTGCAGACTATGCACACCTGCTAACATACAGCAACCATAAGGGCTTTGCATATTCCAACAGAGAAGAACAAGCGGCAATGACGGCAAAGTTTGTAGTATCACTTACAAATGACAACATCATGCCCAGTTTGAGAAACATCCGAAATCTGGAAATAGATGAGAAGACCGGTTTCAAGCAGTTCATTCTGTCTTTTGGTCTCGGATCGCTCGTGATAGATGTAAATGAAGCGCCGCTTTTCGCAGCCCAGCGGATTTTCCAGTCACTTCTTAAGGAGAAACTGCAAAATCCAGAAGGGGAAAAGATACGTGGGGAGTTGTTCGAGAAACTACAAAGAGTTTTATCCGGTGTCAGTTCGAAACTCATAGGCGGGGTGGAAAAACCCATTCTGAAAAACCTTTCGCCATTAGTTAGTCAAAAGTGGATACTCGGTCTTAGTATCGATCGCGTAGATGACAATACGCTCGAGTCTCTTCTCCGCAGAATGCTTACCGACAACGATTCATCTCCTGCAATCAGGGACTACAGAAACGTCATAGAGAAATACCTGGATAGGTTTGCAAGAGGGGATATTGGAATAGTTCCTCTTGCTTCTGAAGTCAAAGCTCAAATATCTGAGGCAAAAACAATTCTCACTGAATTCATGAGGAATTCTGTCAAATCTATCGGTGGGCTTACTCAAATGAAGGATTTCGTTGAGTTGACAAACGTGGTATACAATAACCTTGTTTCAAATCTAGATAGAGCTCTTACCGAGATCTCTACACAGAAGAAGGATTGGAATACGAGAGTTGACGGTTATGACGCTCAACTGAAAGAATTAGTAAA from Mesotoga sp. UBA6090 encodes the following:
- a CDS encoding tubulin-like doman-containing protein; this translates as MAKHKTPTIVFGLGGFGVQVIEKILKFEEERGRSDNIRIQAFDTEANLKSPAVRNIEVMRFPPSMKVFLRERFIPNNNWFPSLDGEYKRFFDDVLGKDQDSIRAAQQTRVFGRFAFHYNFNSIYQKVFHAFQGFEGTKDRIDVFVAVGLAGGTGSGMFLDFLALVRHIAANLQLAAMEMHLIMTLGDIVYAQEGDAALKRVLDANSYAALKELNYFVQDTRQFRFEVKDAKQTIPLSRAESSPADYAHLLTYSNHKGFAYSNREEQAAMTAKFVVSLTNDNIMPSLRNIRNLEIDEKTGFKQFILSFGLGSLVIDVNEAPLFAAQRIFQSLLKEKLQNPEGEKIRGELFEKLQRVLSGVSSKLIGGVEKPILKNLSPLVSQKWILGLSIDRVDDNTLESLLRRMLTDNDSSPAIRDYRNVIEKYLDRFARGDIGIVPLASEVKAQISEAKTILTEFMRNSVKSIGGLTQMKDFVELTNVVYNNLVSNLDRALTEISTQKKDWNTRVDGYDAQLKELVNDSIDDLAFMVSKKGKQDRLNSADQLLFALAKWTDFSLRESLIRKSIEWLHEQFDNVRISGDLIGSVNELLSKKELEIVNIASDEVTQRTCEEHVFSKKMILEMVDRIMSKGVEMINDIMDGQKYRLEEIIKTIPDAIERNTWINSEIVIEELRRFYDSIHEVIRTRSTELNSILVEGFDQKEVENIFSLKELEKISEAFFTYTNLPTKTLTQLISDLPESVKVKLKKTGAYNNMEEWIDTGITKKPNLTRISMYVGLSSDQVLLNNMRENYESAIEERPLHVFNNLDVEKMRELNGKSSLTFVDQEKLYRTALAAGIIRKEKSYHYLAGENEPITKIVDGKKVWAKKYIVQLLNEDERLRDSVINGIRSLIKETEIARLTEIFFKKSRSGLTEVRDDIEVELFRKDLTDRGVNI